TCACAAAATTTTTGGCTCGTTTGGATGCATCCAGCAGTTTCTGGGAGGGCATGCCCAGCAGTTCAATCATACAGGCCAGCTGGTCCCCTTCATCCTCCCCAGGCAAGAGGGGGTAACCGGTCAGGAGCTCTGCGAGGATGCAGCCCAGGCTCCACATGTCGATGGGCATCCCGTACCTCGCGCCAAGGATCACTTCCGGGGCCCGGTAGAAACGGGACTGGATGTATGTGTAGACCCGCTGGTGCTCGTAACAGCTGGAGCCAAAATCAATCACTTTAATCCCGCTTCTGCCCTGCTGCTTCAATAAAATGTTCTCGGGCTTCAAGTCACAGTGAATTATCCTGTTTTTGTGCAGAGCATCCAGGCACTGCAGGATGGAGTGGGCGAACTTGCGGACCAGAGGCAGACTAAAGCCTTGGAACTTGTTCTTCTTGATGAGCTCATAGAGGTTCATGCTGAGCAGCTCGAAGGTCATGCAGATGTGGTTGCGGAAGGTGAAGTTCTCCAGCATGTGGATGACGTTCATGGTGTTGTCCTTGTCCTGCTTACGCAGGTGCTCCAGGATGCGGATCTCCTCGGCCGCCTGCCGGTGGAAGCGCTTCTCGTTCCGCACCATCTTCAGGGCCACGTGCTGGTGGACTTTGTGGTCGTAGGCCTTGACCACCTGCCCAAAGCTCCCCTTCCCAATGACCTTGAGGACCTCGTACCTGTAAGCCACGTGGTCGTGGGGCACCTGCACGTAGGATCCCTGGTCGTCGTCATAGCCACCGTTGTTGGGCCCGCCTGTCATGCCCTGGCGCTTCTTTGCATTTGGACCCAAGAAGTATATTTCGGGGTAGCTGAAAATCTCATGGTGTTCAAAGCTGGTTAGTTTTTGCATGTATTGCTTCATCGCTTGCTCGGGCGTCATGGGGCTGGCCTTCACCTTCCCCATGCCTTCCAGAGACTTCAGAGAGGTGGAACTCCCCTGCCGGCGGTGGATGCTGTCCAGCTGCCGCTCCGGCACCACTGGTAGCCCCGTTTTGCCCACCGTGGTCAGCCCATTCGGCTGTGTCGTCAGCACGGTCCGCTTGTTACTGTTGTCCTCAAACAGCTGCTGAACCTGGATCTGTCCGTGGCTGCCGACGTGTAGGTGGTCATTCATCGTGTGCTTACCACTGCCGATCTGGAATGCAGAGGGGCAACATGAGTGGGCAGAAGCGGTTCGCTCCCAAGGGCCATTTTATAAGCtggctcccacccccaccttcacgAAATCCAACTGGGTTTGAATGTACAGTCGGTATCAGGTTTCTTCAAAAGAAAAGAGTTGTGCATGCAGCAGGGACCTCACCGACACCGCCACAGGGGGAGTGGACGTGGTGATGCAGACAGCCTCAGACAGAGGCGGAGGAGGCTGAGGGGCTGGGGATGGCTACGGAACTAGGgatctgggaaaaaaagaaaggacccCAGAACTGCTGCACCTAACAAAGAGTTTGctgtacacattttcagggtccTTAAGAGTTTTTAGTTCTCACTGGAGGCAGAGATCAGGTTTCTTGGCCATCGTTCTCTACCTAACATTTAGCACAGGCATTGTGGTATCACAGACATTCCATTCAACCCATACTTGATATCGAGATGAAAGGATACAGAAAGAGCATGAACACGTCGGCACTCTATGGGCTCTCCCGCCCCCGGATTACAACATTTTTCACACTTCACTTAGTAGCTTCTTTATTaccatgagggcagggaccaggtcGGTCTTGTTTACTACTCCATCTCTGGCATCTAGCTCTATTCTGAGAGCACTGCTGTCTTCATTTCTGGTCTTCTCCACTACTTGCAAATCAAACTAATTACACGTAGCAAAGTACATGATCCAGAAGCAAAGAGAATTGTACTTTTAGGCTGGAAAAGATTCCCATGTAGATATGTACCGTAGTATCTTGTAAACCCCAAACCTATTTTAAGTCTCTGGGCTTTACTGACTGTGATGACCATTTAAGGCCATCCAGCCCAACAATCCAACTGCCACACTTGGGCCTTCCTTTGGTCAATGGCTTGGCTCTCTCAAAATGTGTATTTCTTCCTGCTGCTGGGATACTCAGCTTTCCAACAAGGAATACAATGTAGCGATTTCTATTTCAGGCACACAAGCCATCCCTGAACATTCCTGTATGAACAAAAGTGATGGCATAAGCCAGGGGGCCCCAGCCTTCTCACAGAGAATCTACTTGGGATTTCTCTCAAGCATCATTATGGCCAAGAAGTGAGGGGTGGAAGAAAACTAACAGCCAGGATCCCCTCCCAGTTAGGAATTCTTGCCAGCCTCAGACAATAACTCACAAGTCTTAAAAGCATCCCagtaggtgattttttttaatatgaaagcttaaagatGAACTTGCTGTTTGCAATCCATCTCATTCATTCAGTGTTCTCTGAGGTCTGGCCACACAGCCCTTCAGGAGAATAAGGTCAATTATCTGAAGTCCTCAAATTTCAGTATTTTCCCCATCATTTCCTAAACCCTATCTCTTGGGCTTTAAATATCACTAAATGCGTAGAAGTGTTCTATGTAATATCATAATTCAAGAAATGGTTTGACACTACCTAGATTACAAAATGAAATTCCAAGTCCTTCTTACTAGGAGTCCAAGACCTTCAAATTTTCTTTAACTGATGCACTATCTGAGGCATGCGCTTTCTCTCTGCAAGCTTCTAAAACAAAGGAGAATACAGTTCAGTACTTGGGCCTGTCTGAAGTGTGATTTCAATGACTGAGGGATTTTACTTCTTAGATTTCTGCAAGACTTCTAGTTGAACCCTTCTACTAAGCTCACAGATGATATTCTATGCTAAATGAACTTGTCTCCTGTCATTGTAGCTAGACAAGTTATCTTATCCTCATTCTTTGCCAAAAGCAAAGCAGTTCATAAAAATGAATTAGGGAAGTcctggatatatatataaaagtagtaCAGGCTTGTCCAATGCTTTTTGTCCAAGCCTCACTCTCTGtacctctcctcctccccactgtGGTCTTTCAAGTACCAGGAATGAAAGGACCTGAAATTAGAAATATATGTCTCCTAGAGAACCATTCCCTTCAGGGCAGCCTGGAGAGATTTCAGAAGAAAAACCAACATTACCAGTATACACAGGACAAAAGCATGAGGCTTCAATGGGGACAAAATTGACCTTGGAGCTATAAGAAGTTCTAAAAAGAGGGTAAAGTAAAACATTCTGAGCTTCAGAAACCGACTTCAATTTTTATAATAGCAATTTTAATGTTCTGCATAATTTAAAATACCATCACAAAAGCTGAGTGACTAGAACTAGAGTTTGCCAATGAATTGGATGACCTTCTGTCTCTTCCAACTACCTTCTCTTGGTCTCCTCCACAGCAGCAATCAAGGAGGGTTCCAGGGTTCCCCCAGAGTTCAAGCCTCAAGTTGCTCATGGCTTTTCACTCCCGGAACTCTCCTGGAACACCTCCAGCTTAGACAAGCCCAATCCATGACTCCTGAACTCGAGACTTGCTGTGTCCAACTACAGATCAACTGCGTTCCTCATGGGCAACTCAAACTCCACTTGCACTTTTTCCACTcaaaccacttcctcctcccaTAACCCTGAATTCTGACCAAGAAAAGGCTGTGCTGCtgtactcagctgtgtccaactctttgagaccccgtggactgcagcccaacaggcttcagtgtccatgggatttttcaggcaagaatactggagtgggtggctatttcctcctccaaggtatcttccctaCAGAGGGATCAAatttgggtctcttgcattggcaggcagattctttacctactgagtcaCCCTCCCAAATAGTCTCTCAGTCCATCTCCATATCTCCTGTACCTTCCCAAGTCACCATGAAGCCCCACTGTCATTTCTAACTGACCCACTCCCCTCCAGCCATGCTATCCCACCTGGCATTCTTGTGTCTTTTActggaacaatggaaacagcctCCTCACATGTCCTTTTGCTTGTAAGCCTAGAATTCACCATCTCTTCTCTCCGCCGTTTCTGGAGTTACCACTGAAAACTGTCACTCACACTGCCCCTGACTTTGCTTAAGGCTCATGTGGGCACTCCATTTCCACAAAGAACTCAAGACCTTACAGGCAAGAACATGAGGTTCTAAAATGCTGAGCCTAAATGACCTGAGTCTTTCCAGTGTCACCTACCACAGTCACACTCTCTCTGAGAATAAGCTGGATTCCCTATGACCCGTGGAGACACCACTCTTTTACATTCCTCTCTTTTCGGTGAGGTCATGTTTCATAATGGTTAGGTGTTCAGGGATTTTCAATTAGACACAAGGGAAATGAATTGAAGCTCCACCACTTCAAACTATATGACCTTAGGCAATTaagctctctgaacctcagggCCCTTATCGGTATAAAGAGGGTAACAAACCTGCCTCATTAGGGGCGTTAGGAGGGTTAAACAAGGTAAAAGGCACAGTGTGCTTAGTATAGTAGTGagtaagcagagacattactttgtccacaaaggttcgtctagtcaaggctatgatttttccagtggtcatgtatggatgtgagagttgaactatgaagaaagctgagcgctgaagaattgatgcttttgaactgtggtgttggaacagactcttgagagtcccttggactgcaaggagatccaatcagtccgtcctaaaggagatcagtcctgggtgttcattggaaggactgatgttgaagctgaaactccagaactttggccacctgatgcaaagagctgactcatttgaaaagaccctgatactgggaaagatcgagggcaggaggagaaggggacaagagaggatgaaacggttggatggcatcaccaactcaatggacatgggtttgggtggactccaggagttggtgatggacagggaggcctgacgtgctgcggttcatggggtcacaaagagttggacacaactgaactgaactgaactgaaaggagagcTAGAACCGTCGTCCTTTCCAAGTGCTGCCTGAAATCTCCTTGCTAAAGTGGGCTATGTGGAAAACTCCTATTCACCCTTCAAAGGCCAGTTCAACTCTCACCTCCTCTTGGAAAAGGTCCTTTTCCCTTCCAGGGTGCTTACAGAGCACTGAtatattaaaatacttatttcatTTCACACCTGTTTTCACACCTGATATACCAACCAGGATGTGAGCAGTTCCAGGGTGGGGTCACCTCTTATCTTTTTAAATCCTTACTGACATAAATCCAAACATAGCACTCAGTCAATTTCTGCTGAATGGAAGAATGTATGTCAGTAACTCCTTTTTAACTCTCACCTCTTTGAGTTATTCTTGAGAACTACCTTTGTACCTTCATAAGAAAACATGAAGTTAACACCCAGGGAACTAAGACTTGTCCCTGGTGACTCAAGTCACAAAATGTTAGGATTGCAATACATAAGCAGAGACATGGAGGCAAGGACAGCCTGTTAAAAGAATAATAGCATCAACTAAATACCTAAaagtgacatgtggaatcttaaaaacttTCCAGATGTTAAGGAAATTCATTTGAGGGGCTCCAGTAAAGGAGGATATTGTCTTAAACACCATAGGACTCTACAATCACAACCTGGGTCAGAAGCGCAATGAACTGTTctataaaaagggggaaaaaaaactctaGAAATGCCAAAACATTTCCAGAATACATAGGCCAAGACTATACCATAAACTTAAGGATGTTTAAAACCTCTtacttgctttttccttttctgccaATGcctacctagcacagtgcctgttgaatttaaaaataacacagtGAGTGGATGTAACTGTTAGATAGATACCTAAAAAAGCCCTCTTTGACCATGAAACATTTTTGCACTAAAAATTATGTAAGAACAATAGTCTAGCCAATTTGGTAGTTTCAATCTCTtccaaaaataaaagggaaaatcgCACATACTTCCCTATGTTAACATTTCTGggagttttaaaatttcactggAGTCATCTTAGAAATGCTATATAGTGTTATGGGAATAGAACTGAGTCCAAAAAGATTGGAATTTTAACTCCTCCTCAAACACTGATAGTCTGTGTGGCCCTGAGTCAACTCTCTACTTTTCTTCTACCAAACTCTACAGTTTTTTAAAGTGGGAATATTCATTCTTCAACTCCAATTATTTTACAACAGTAAAACTGGTAACTGGAGAGTGTTTTAAACATTAAGCAGTTATGAAAGTGATACAATactaatatttcagaattttaaaaataagcaaattaatatcccccataaaacattaaaaagaaaaaactattaagAATCAGAGTAGTTACCAGGTGTGCTTTTAGGACCAAAAGACATAAACAAAATGACTAAATACAAGATATCCATGGAGACAAGGAACAAGAGGGCAATGCACTAGATAAATTCCAAAGTTTACAATTCTTATAGTCATATATTTATCTACCTACATCATCACTCACAAGGGAAAACAGGCAAACACTAGTTTCTTCTTCATAATGCCCTTCCCCTACTCAATCATTAATAGCTATTGTAGTTGTAACTGCTGTGGagttaaaaactaaaaacttaaaaaaatctcaaagacaTACAGAAACATGGATCTTTAAGGTTTGTGCATTTATAACCAAGCCAGTTCAATTTCCTAGCATTAGCAGTCAAACAGTATGTAAAGCTGGACTCAGGAGGGCCTGGGCTTTAGCTCCAGCTTTCATAGAAACTAGCTCAGGCATCTTGACCAAACCAGTTAACTTGTCGGCCCTCCTCATCCGTAAAATGAAGGCGTAGAACCAGATAAAACCCCGTGGTCCTTTTACTCACCCATTTAAGAAAGTCTGCAATATTgtgtaaataaaatcaaaactaaacaacaaccagaaCCAAAGTTCATACTTTCAAAACCAAGCTTCTAATCAATGGCACACTGAAGTTTTAGGTGAATCAAATAGATACCACAGTAAAATTTAAGCACTATCATTAGGAGAGCTGAGAAGCACCCACATAATCTTTTCATTTCTGGTCTCCCACAGACTACTCCTATAGTAATcacctttcatttttcatcatCTCATACACATCTCATTTGCAAAGAGGTTCTGATCAAGCAAAGCCCACTCTTAGAAAACCAGAATCCAGATGCAAACCACGTAGTATTTCATTTCCAGGTGACACCAAGTCATATGATTACATTCAGACATGGAAAAAAACTGGATGTTATACTTTCCAAGTTGTCAGATGAttccaaaccaaacaaacaaactgaaacacCTAAAACCCAATGGCAATTTCTCAACTAAAACATCACCCGCGACAAGAACACGCAGAATCAGCAGTCTACTGATTCGCTTCCATCAACCGCAGCCCCAACAGATTGGTTAACTTCTGTGCAGTGAATTCTTAGCCCCTGGGTCTAGATGTGTcatgagagacagaaaaagaaggagagagagagagaagatttaACAAGAAAACATTTTCCTGTGGAACTGTACACAGATAATCAGGTCTAACAGAAAACATTCCACTTTGGCCATTCCCTCACAAATTCTCCTCTGATAAACAAGTTTCCGCAGAGCACATGACCCTCAGAGCTATCCCGCTGTAGGCTAGAAATAGCCTTTTCTACAAGAACTTAACTTTCACTTGGCAAACAAAGCCATATCCCTAGCAAGCACCCCTCATGTAGAACCATCTTAGGCGTTTCCTCTGCAAGATCCAGAGGAATATGTAAACAAGACCCTGGAAACCATCACCTCCTCCAGTGCGCAGCTCCGCTAGGCTGTCAGCCACCATCCAAGGGCTCTCTCTGGGACCGAGAAAAGAGGTACACGCTGAAGTCAAGTCCAGCTTGCCGATCTCTGCAGCCACCGGTTTGGGGCTGGGCTCTCACCTCCCTCTGGGCCCTGTCAGGCGCcctgcccttcccacctccctgggAAGTAAAGCTGGCCCTTTCCTTTTGAATAATACCCAACTGCAGAAACCTACAGGGGTGGCTTGTTTTGACTGCGGCTGCGGCTCTTATTTTTGTTAATGTTAATTACAATTTCTGCTATGCTCAAACCTGTAGCACTCATAAAACATGCTTCCACACGCGGGGGACAACTGGCGGTGCTCCCTGCTGGCTGAGGCCAGGCCTGCGAGGCTCTTTGGGGGATCTATTTTCCGGGCAGGACAGCCGGGCTGACCCTAACACATATCTATTTCTATAAATATCCACTACCCAACTACTCCGTGGTGGCGGAGGGGGAGGGATGTTTATCGGGTCAGGGAAACGAGCTCGAGGAAGCAAGGACGGggtaaaaaaaaagaggggaaaagagcCGGAGGAAGTTCGAAGGAAGAGGAGCGCAGGGGTGGGCGGGCTCCGGAGGGGAAGTGAGGGGCCCGTGCCACGAATCCTCCTTTGTGGCTGCAGCTTTGGGCTCGCCCAAGTTCCAGAGGGCGGCGTCCCGGACAAGCCACTGGCCAGGGGCGTGGAGACACCCGCACTTCgacctctctcccctctcccggCTGCAGAACCCTCCAAGTCCGGGTGCTGGTGCCCCGGGCCCCTCtcccggcccccggcccccgtCCCCCTCCCAGCCGCCCGCGGGCTGGGTCTCACCGTGTGGGCTGCGGTGGCAGCGTTGCTGGCTCGGAGTGGCGGCAGGGCGATGGGGGAGGGCGGGCCGGTCCCCACTCCGCTCCGGGGGGCCCCCGCACCGAGCCCCGGGGAAGCCTGAAGCTGGCGAACGGCGCTGTCCCCTCCTCGGCCTGGCAGCCACGCGCGGGAGGAGACAAAAGAGGGTCAAGGGGGAGAAAGTCACTAGGACCCCgtggccccgccccaccccacccctccaggctgcGGAGCCCGCTCTCCCCCGGGCCGAGCCAGGGACCTTGAGTGCGAGCGCCCGGGGAGCGGCGGGAGGCCCGGGACGCAGAAACCCGGCGCGCCCGCGGGCGGGGCTCCGGCGGCTGCAAAGTTAAGTAGGGTTCCCCGCGCGCGAGCGAGTTCGCGACCCCGCCAGGGAGCCGGGCTGGGCCGGGCCGGCGGTCCACTCTGCGGGCGTCCATAGGCCCGGAGCGCGACTGGACTGCCGACCCGGGCGCCGCCGCATCGCCGAGCCCGGGACTGGGGAGGTCAGGAACGGCTCCCGTCCGGACGGAGGGCTCAGTTCCGAGGAGCCTCGGGGCCCGCGTGTTAACAATGAGCCGAGGCGAGGGCGCGTCGTCCACCCGGGGAACCCCGCGCCGCCCAGCCGCGGCGCAGACTTTGTTCGGCAGCGGGCGCCGGCGCCACGAGGGCTGGCCCGGGGGCCGGCGGGGGCCGCGGGGCCCGGGCCTCCTTACCGGTCGGGTAGGCGGCGGGAGCGGCGGCCGAAGGTTTCCTGGTTAACATGGccgctggagaagaaaatgcatcTCAAGGCTGCCgtctccgccgccgccgccgcccgtcCTGCTGCTACTTCTCGCGGCCGCCACCGCGGCCGCCCCCTGGTCGCCCCTTTGGCGGATCTCCGGCGCCTCCTCGCCGCCTCGCGTCAGCtacagtcagacacacacacagtccgcTGCATCCCCTCGGCCCGGGCCCGCCGCCGCGAGCCCCCCGCTctcctcgccgccgccgccgtcctCCTCTTCCTCGGGCGGCCGCAGCACCCTCCGGCCCGTGCACATGCCTCGCCCTCCCCGGCGCGCCGCGGGCCTCCCCGATTCCCTCACATAGGGCGCGGGGGAGCGGCGGGCTGCGCCGCCTGGGCCGACTCGCTCGGGAGCCTCCTCCCGGGCCCGCGCGCCGCCTCCCGGGCCCGCGCAGGCGCGCCCCCGCGCACGCTCGCCCGGCGCCCGCGCGCCGCCCGGCCCAGGAGGGCAGCCCCGCCCCCCGCTCCCTCCGCCGCCgggcaggccccgcccccgggctCCCgcgcccacccctcccccacccagccgCCCACCGAAGTCCCTccccctcgcccccgcccccagtCGTCGGCGTCGACACCCCTCCACTCCCCGGAAAACTCCGCAGCCTCCGCTCGCCCTTCGCCTACCCCTCCGGCCATCTGCACTGCTCCCCTCGGCGCCTCAGCCAACGACCTTCTGCCCTCCCCGGCTCGTCCTCTCCCCGCCCAGCGCAACCCACCACCGCTTCCCTCCCgccgaaatcactgcagaaaccccctcctcccctgccggGCGCTTTCCCCAAACACGTATGCATTTTCAGCTTTCCGAACCTAATGGCTGCTCACAGACAATGctgcccgcccccctccccgccttCCGGGTCCCAGCGGCTTAACCACCCCATCGCCCCATCTGATCTTGGAAATAACTTAGTTGTGTGAGGGCCACCTGGCTAAGGTAAGTCTAGCCCCGTTGGAGGGCCGGGTCTTAGCCTGGTGACCCAGAACGTGTGCCAAGGAGGGGGctgccctcccacctccacccccaccacacaTCCTCCCTCCCCGGTTTACTGACACCAAATGACCACTCTCCAGTCGCTAGGACGAGGGGAGGCAGCGAGGCGCGTGTGGACGGCTGCCGGGGAAGCAGCTGGCTGTGGGTTGCTAGGCAAAAATAAACATCAGAGACACCTCCCATTTCCTTAACAACTCCGAGCCTTTCCCTCCGCGGCCACTGGGAGAGACACACCTTCCCAAGCGATACCTTcaattcctctcctccagagacACAAAGTGTCTTTCCCTTTCCCATCCAAGACACGTGGagaatttccctttttattttgcCATATACAGCCTCTCTTTCCCTTGCAGACGGAAAAACTGCTTGCCCTTCTCACACCCGCCTCGTGTGGTCTGTGGCACAGGCCTTTGTGCAAAGGTCACAGGTTTTGTTACTTCAGCGGGAGGGGAGACGGGAGGCGGGAAGCTCGCCTTGCGCTTTCCTCCTGAGATTTGCCTGGTTTCTGAAGTTCTCCTGGGGGCCTAGGTCCGGTAAGTCTGTCCTGGGATTCTGCGGCCAATGGCCAGACCACGTGTGCAGGCCTGAGCCAGTGCAGACTCAAATCTGAATGGGGACCCATCCCCTCTACTGTTTGCAAATTGTCATAGCAACCTCCCGGCAACGTCACCCTCAGCTTTATACAAATGCCCCCAAATGGGTGTTTCAAAGTTACAGTGTGACCCTCTCAGAGTCTCCAGGGATCCCACACGGGGCAGCAAGGATGGAGGGCATTGGCAGAGAGAACAGGTGGCAAGGCAGAAAATTGTGCCTGGTAGTATGTACCTCAATCGGATCCTCTGTGTGCCTTCTCCTAATAAAGTAGAGCCACAGTGAAACAGTCAATCCAGTAATGAGCCTTTACAAAAGGAGATCTGGTCCTGATCTGGTCCCAGAAGAGGATAGTCCCCTTTGCTTGTCATCACAGGCTATCACATTCAGACTCACCTAGAGAAACATATTCAGTATTCTCAATGAAAAGAGATTCCTTAGTAGCAGAGTTGAAGCTAGAACTCATTTTCTGAGTCCCTCTAACTCTGCTCTCTGTTACACTACCTTGGCTTTTTAAGAAACCGCAtacctcttttccttccttccctttcaaaacaattattttcatactgttttccttttcttaatgaGCCTTCCATACAACTGATGTTCAAACGAAACATGTGAAGCCGAAAATTCAATTTTGATATAACGTTACACTGTTATTTTACtcaaataattattatattactTCAACAGAAACTAAatattctcctgctttttcatgaataagaaaaacaataacTGCTAGATGTCATAGTTTGTGAAATCCATATTAGTAATATTAatttccacattaaacatgaggGAAAGGAACACTGACGTTTTTTCCAGCGAAGGGACACAATGAATCATTAACTTTGACCAAAGAAAAACTGTATGTTTAGAGAACTTTTCCTAGTATATTGCTTTATGACATGACAAGtgcaatttccattttttaattttttgccttCTTAAGGAAAATTTGCAATTAGTCTAATatcttttgctattttaattacaAATGCTACACCTTTCAAAGACTTAAAAATCATATTCTTACTGACCTCTGAATTAGCACTTACAATTGCTTGGACTTCTCTCATTCTATTTATTGATGACTCCAACCTGTATTAATGGCAAATATAGAAAGATATTTCTATAAATAATTCTATAAACAAATTTCTATAAACAAATGCACTCTCCGAGCTTTTGAGGAGAATGAACTAGGTGAATTCTAGGAGTTACCCTCAAACTTTATTATTCTAATGCTTCATGACTAATTACACTACGTTAATCTCTATATAGAACCCTTTCACAAATACTATCCTGTTTAATCGTCACAACTCATAACCAGACCAGAGTTGTATTGATGTTAATGGTAACCACATCAGGGCTCCATTCAGTTAGTAAGACTCTGCTCCTTGGTTCTTGCCCATTGTAAAAATGTCATCTGCTCTGAATGTTTACAAAATCCAGATTGAAATAACAGGTAGGCAGGGTGAGCGAGAAAGAAATTTGGGGGAATTCAGCCTGATGTCTTGTAGAAGGGAGTTGATTCTTCACTAGGAAAAGTGCTGATCACAGAGAAAATTGCAAATGTAGAAGAACATTGCTGGTTTCAAAACTTATTCACTCACTTAATATCTTTATGCCAGAAACATTTACAAAGAATTTAGTATGTGCTGGGCCTAGAGGACAGGATGAATCATCAGATGTAGTGGGAAAGGCTTCAGTCAGGCAGTCTGTTAGGACCTCGTTCTTTTATTCAATGAAGCAATAA
The sequence above is drawn from the Dama dama isolate Ldn47 chromosome 3, ASM3311817v1, whole genome shotgun sequence genome and encodes:
- the DYRK2 gene encoding dual specificity tyrosine-phosphorylation-regulated kinase 2 isoform X1; protein product: MLTRKPSAAAPAAYPTGRGGDSAVRQLQASPGLGAGAPRSGVGTGPPSPIALPPLRASNAATAAHTIGSGKHTMNDHLHVGSHGQIQVQQLFEDNSNKRTVLTTQPNGLTTVGKTGLPVVPERQLDSIHRRQGSSTSLKSLEGMGKVKASPMTPEQAMKQYMQKLTSFEHHEIFSYPEIYFLGPNAKKRQGMTGGPNNGGYDDDQGSYVQVPHDHVAYRYEVLKVIGKGSFGQVVKAYDHKVHQHVALKMVRNEKRFHRQAAEEIRILEHLRKQDKDNTMNVIHMLENFTFRNHICMTFELLSMNLYELIKKNKFQGFSLPLVRKFAHSILQCLDALHKNRIIHCDLKPENILLKQQGRSGIKVIDFGSSCYEHQRVYTYIQSRFYRAPEVILGARYGMPIDMWSLGCILAELLTGYPLLPGEDEGDQLACMIELLGMPSQKLLDASKRAKNFVSSKGYPRYCTVTTLSDGSVVLNGGRSRRGKLRGPPESREWGNALKGCDDPLFLDFLKQCLEWDPAVRMTPGQALRHPWLRRRLPKPPTGEKTSVKRITESTGAITSISKLPPPSSSASKLRTNLAQMTDANGNIQQRTVLPKLVS
- the DYRK2 gene encoding dual specificity tyrosine-phosphorylation-regulated kinase 2 isoform X2; its protein translation is MNDHLHVGSHGQIQVQQLFEDNSNKRTVLTTQPNGLTTVGKTGLPVVPERQLDSIHRRQGSSTSLKSLEGMGKVKASPMTPEQAMKQYMQKLTSFEHHEIFSYPEIYFLGPNAKKRQGMTGGPNNGGYDDDQGSYVQVPHDHVAYRYEVLKVIGKGSFGQVVKAYDHKVHQHVALKMVRNEKRFHRQAAEEIRILEHLRKQDKDNTMNVIHMLENFTFRNHICMTFELLSMNLYELIKKNKFQGFSLPLVRKFAHSILQCLDALHKNRIIHCDLKPENILLKQQGRSGIKVIDFGSSCYEHQRVYTYIQSRFYRAPEVILGARYGMPIDMWSLGCILAELLTGYPLLPGEDEGDQLACMIELLGMPSQKLLDASKRAKNFVSSKGYPRYCTVTTLSDGSVVLNGGRSRRGKLRGPPESREWGNALKGCDDPLFLDFLKQCLEWDPAVRMTPGQALRHPWLRRRLPKPPTGEKTSVKRITESTGAITSISKLPPPSSSASKLRTNLAQMTDANGNIQQRTVLPKLVS